The following are encoded in a window of Streptomyces sp. Go-475 genomic DNA:
- a CDS encoding BTAD domain-containing putative transcriptional regulator produces MDPVRYRILGTTQALRTDGTAVPVGGARLRALLTVLALRAGRTVPAGLLVDEVWDGDPPADAPGALQALVGRLRRALGADAVASAEGGYRLTAAPDDVDLHRFERLAGEGLRALADGDPAKAAVVLDDALALWRGPALADLPDRAAEAARWDARRLDVLRARHTAALALGQAEQSLPELTALCDSHPLDEPLQALRLRALRDAGRTAEALAAYEDVRRLLADRLGTDPGPELRALHTELLNTPGPGGSPAADRGRAVTPAQPPAAPAPGNLRARLTSFIGRETDIETIRADLAAARLVTLLGPGGAGKTRLSQEAAEAVRHAMPGGVWLAELAPVDDPAAVPEAVLTAVGARETVLYGAGAEGIRAAVADRLDDPVERLAEHCSRPGMLLILDNCEHVADAAARLAEELLARCPGLTVLATSREPLGVPGELLRPVEPLPEPVALRLLADRGAAARPGFRIEDDPEACAEICRRLDGLPLAIELAAARLRMLTPRQIADRLDDRFRLLTSGSRTVLPRQQTLRAVVDWSWDLLDEDERDVLRRLSVFAGGCDLPAAEAVCGPVALEALGSLVDRSLVVAAPPGEQTDGEMRYRLLETVAEYAAERLDESGQRAEAERAHLTYFRELARTTDPLLRGPGQLAAIHRLEREYENLRTALRHAVALRDEQEALCLALSLVWYWQMRDLRIEARNWCREIMTLGPDPFTEPVRPAAPVWQRCTDAPPPMTGEVLWEARRGIHLAHLACMDTELEAWQNPRSQQKLRAIARTYEPGLPQNCRLPGLLWFFAVMLTGEMDRLRVIIDASIRTCRQTPGFAWELASALQMRANFLANRTDWAGDAARDADESLEIYQRLGDAWGTAEALSARAEAHERRGDYALAAADYEAAIAHAEHLGARAQAAVLTARLGNALLEADEGERGERLLREVIAQHEDTHSEAMPAARLFLAGRLGMAGRVPEAREQLRRLRQDFRIAHFIVFDAYILGAEGWLDAVEGRYEECLDRIRGALELAADPLSAAIAPHMRAVYLTIAAGSLAGLDGGHRARDAALCLGAADALLPPGHVAPRQEREAREQAERRTRAVLGDTAYESAYTEGGGLSPEEATALL; encoded by the coding sequence ATGGACCCCGTGCGCTACCGCATCCTCGGCACCACCCAGGCGCTCCGCACCGACGGCACCGCCGTCCCGGTCGGCGGGGCGCGGCTGCGCGCGCTGCTGACCGTGCTCGCCCTGCGCGCGGGACGCACCGTGCCCGCGGGGCTGCTCGTCGACGAGGTGTGGGACGGCGATCCGCCCGCCGACGCGCCGGGGGCGCTGCAGGCGCTGGTCGGGCGGTTGCGGCGGGCGCTCGGCGCGGACGCGGTCGCCTCCGCCGAGGGCGGGTACCGGCTCACGGCCGCCCCCGACGACGTCGACCTGCACCGGTTCGAGCGGCTGGCCGGCGAGGGGCTGCGGGCCCTGGCCGACGGCGACCCCGCCAAGGCGGCCGTGGTCCTCGACGACGCCCTCGCCCTGTGGCGCGGCCCGGCCCTCGCCGACCTGCCCGACCGCGCCGCCGAGGCGGCCCGCTGGGACGCCCGCCGCCTGGACGTGCTGCGGGCCCGCCACACCGCCGCCCTCGCCCTCGGCCAGGCCGAGCAGTCCCTGCCGGAGCTGACCGCCCTGTGCGACAGCCACCCCCTGGACGAGCCCCTCCAGGCGCTGCGCCTGCGCGCCCTGCGCGACGCGGGCCGCACCGCCGAGGCCCTCGCCGCCTACGAGGACGTACGACGCCTCCTCGCCGACCGGCTGGGCACCGACCCGGGGCCCGAACTGCGCGCGCTGCACACGGAGTTGCTGAACACGCCGGGCCCGGGCGGCTCACCGGCGGCCGACCGGGGCCGGGCGGTGACGCCCGCGCAGCCCCCGGCCGCCCCCGCTCCCGGCAACCTCCGCGCCCGCCTCACCTCCTTCATCGGCCGGGAGACCGACATCGAGACCATCCGGGCGGATCTCGCGGCGGCCCGCCTGGTCACCCTGCTCGGCCCCGGCGGCGCCGGGAAGACCCGCCTGTCGCAGGAGGCCGCCGAGGCCGTGCGGCACGCCATGCCCGGCGGGGTGTGGCTGGCCGAACTCGCTCCGGTCGACGACCCCGCCGCCGTCCCCGAGGCCGTGCTCACCGCCGTCGGCGCCCGCGAGACCGTGCTGTACGGCGCCGGAGCGGAGGGCATCCGGGCCGCCGTCGCCGACCGGCTCGACGACCCCGTCGAACGGCTCGCCGAGCACTGCTCCCGCCCCGGCATGCTGCTGATCCTCGACAACTGCGAGCACGTCGCCGACGCCGCCGCCCGGCTCGCCGAGGAACTGCTGGCGCGCTGCCCCGGCCTCACCGTCCTCGCCACCAGCCGCGAACCCCTGGGCGTGCCGGGGGAGTTGCTGCGGCCGGTGGAGCCACTGCCCGAGCCGGTCGCGCTGCGCCTGCTCGCCGACCGGGGCGCGGCCGCCCGGCCCGGCTTCCGGATCGAGGACGACCCCGAGGCGTGCGCCGAGATCTGCCGCCGACTGGACGGCCTGCCCCTGGCCATCGAACTCGCCGCCGCCCGGCTGCGGATGCTCACCCCGCGCCAGATCGCCGACCGGCTCGACGACCGCTTCCGGCTCCTCACCTCCGGCAGCCGCACCGTGCTGCCCCGCCAGCAGACCCTCAGGGCAGTCGTCGACTGGTCCTGGGACCTGCTCGACGAGGACGAACGGGACGTCCTGCGGAGGCTGTCGGTGTTCGCGGGCGGCTGCGACCTGCCCGCCGCCGAGGCGGTGTGCGGACCGGTCGCCCTGGAGGCGCTCGGCTCGCTCGTCGACCGCTCCCTGGTCGTGGCCGCGCCGCCCGGCGAGCAGACCGACGGCGAGATGCGCTACCGGCTGCTGGAGACCGTCGCCGAGTACGCCGCCGAGCGGCTGGACGAGTCCGGGCAGCGCGCCGAGGCCGAGCGCGCCCATCTGACGTACTTCCGTGAACTCGCCCGCACCACCGACCCGTTGCTGCGCGGCCCCGGCCAGCTCGCCGCCATCCACCGGCTGGAGCGGGAGTACGAGAACCTGCGCACCGCCCTGCGGCACGCCGTCGCCCTGCGCGACGAGCAGGAGGCGCTGTGCCTCGCGCTGTCCCTCGTCTGGTACTGGCAGATGCGGGACCTGCGCATCGAGGCCCGCAACTGGTGCCGCGAGATCATGACCCTCGGACCCGACCCGTTCACCGAGCCCGTCCGCCCCGCCGCCCCCGTCTGGCAGCGCTGCACCGACGCGCCGCCGCCGATGACCGGCGAGGTCCTGTGGGAGGCCCGGCGCGGGATCCACCTGGCCCACCTCGCCTGCATGGACACGGAACTGGAGGCCTGGCAGAACCCCCGGTCCCAGCAGAAGCTGCGCGCCATCGCGCGGACCTACGAGCCCGGCCTGCCGCAGAACTGCCGCCTGCCCGGCCTGCTCTGGTTCTTCGCCGTGATGCTCACCGGCGAGATGGACCGGCTGCGCGTCATCATCGACGCGTCCATCCGCACCTGCCGGCAGACCCCCGGCTTCGCCTGGGAGCTGGCCTCCGCCCTCCAGATGCGGGCCAACTTCCTCGCCAACCGCACCGACTGGGCGGGCGACGCCGCCCGGGACGCCGACGAGTCGCTGGAGATCTACCAGCGCCTCGGCGACGCCTGGGGCACCGCCGAGGCGCTCTCCGCCCGCGCCGAGGCCCACGAACGCCGGGGCGACTACGCCCTGGCGGCCGCCGACTACGAGGCGGCCATCGCCCACGCCGAACACCTCGGCGCCCGCGCCCAGGCCGCCGTCCTCACCGCCCGGCTCGGCAACGCCCTGCTGGAGGCCGACGAGGGCGAACGCGGCGAGCGGCTGCTGCGCGAGGTGATCGCCCAGCACGAGGACACGCACAGCGAGGCCATGCCCGCCGCCCGCCTCTTCCTGGCCGGCCGGCTCGGCATGGCGGGCCGCGTTCCCGAGGCGCGAGAGCAACTGCGGCGGCTGCGCCAGGACTTCCGTATCGCCCACTTCATCGTCTTCGACGCGTACATCCTCGGCGCGGAGGGGTGGCTGGACGCCGTGGAGGGACGGTACGAGGAGTGCCTGGACCGGATCCGCGGGGCGCTCGAGCTGGCCGCCGACCCGCTCTCGGCGGCCATCGCCCCCCATATGCGCGCGGTGTACCTGACCATCGCCGCCGGGTCCCTGGCCGGCCTCGACGGCGGGCACCGGGCCCGGGACGCCGCCCTGTGCCTCGGCGCGGCCGACGCCCTGCTGCCGCCGGGGCACGTCGCCCCGCGGCAGGAGCGCGAGGCACGCGAGCAGGCGGAGCGGCGGACGCGGGCGGTGCTCGGCGACACGGCGTACGAGTCCGCGTACACGGAAGGCGGCGGCCTCTCCCCCGAGGAGGCCACCGCCCTGCTCTGA
- the panB gene encoding 3-methyl-2-oxobutanoate hydroxymethyltransferase: MTQLPAAQNAQQKPSDGGRALYGGKSTRRITVRDIAAAKERGEKWPMLTAYDAMTASVFDEAGIPVMLVGDSAGNCHLGYETTVPVTLDEMTMLSAAVVRGTSRALIVGDLPFGSYQEGPVQALRSATRLVKEAGVQAVKLEGGERSHEQIRLLVESGIPVMAHIGLTPQSVNAMGYRVQGRGEEAAQQLLRDAKAVQDAGAFAVVLELVPAELAAEVTRVLHIPTVGIGAGPETDAQVLVWTDMLGLTGGRVPKFVKQYADLREVMGTAAKAFAEDVVGGTFPSEEHSVH; this comes from the coding sequence ATGACGCAGCTTCCGGCTGCCCAGAACGCTCAGCAGAAGCCCTCCGACGGCGGCAGGGCGCTGTACGGGGGCAAGAGCACCCGCCGCATCACGGTGCGGGACATCGCCGCCGCCAAGGAGCGCGGCGAGAAGTGGCCCATGCTCACCGCGTACGACGCGATGACCGCGTCCGTCTTCGACGAGGCCGGCATCCCGGTCATGCTCGTCGGCGACTCGGCGGGCAACTGCCACCTGGGGTACGAGACGACCGTGCCCGTCACCCTCGACGAGATGACCATGCTGTCGGCGGCGGTCGTACGGGGCACCTCGCGCGCCCTGATCGTCGGCGACCTGCCCTTCGGCTCCTACCAGGAGGGTCCGGTGCAGGCGCTGCGCTCGGCGACCCGGCTGGTGAAGGAGGCGGGCGTGCAGGCCGTGAAGCTGGAGGGGGGCGAGCGGTCGCACGAGCAGATCCGGCTGCTCGTCGAGTCCGGCATCCCGGTCATGGCGCACATCGGGCTGACCCCGCAGTCCGTCAACGCGATGGGCTACCGCGTGCAGGGCCGTGGCGAGGAGGCGGCCCAGCAGCTGCTGCGGGACGCGAAGGCCGTGCAGGACGCGGGCGCGTTCGCGGTGGTGCTGGAGCTGGTGCCGGCGGAGCTGGCGGCCGAGGTGACGCGGGTGCTGCACATCCCGACCGTCGGGATCGGCGCCGGGCCCGAGACGGACGCGCAGGTCCTGGTGTGGACCGACATGCTCGGGCTGACCGGCGGGCGCGTGCCGAAGTTCGTGAAGCAGTACGCGGACCTGCGCGAGGTGATGGGGACCGCGGCGAAGGCGTTCGCCGAGGACGTGGTCGGCGGAACGTTCCCCTCGGAGGAGCACTCCGTCCACTGA
- a CDS encoding MFS transporter yields MGAFGIGTTEFVMMGLLPDVADDLHISIPAAGHLVSAYALGVVIGAPLLAAVTAKMSRRTVLIGLMGLFVAGNALSALAPDNGWLLAARFLSGLPHGAFFGVGAVVATNMVAPERKARSVSLMFLGLTVANVVGVPVATLMGQQLGWRATFLGVSAIGLAAIAALAFLIPHDHEHATAKGLRGELAALRSVPVWLSLGTTVAGFGALFAAYSYITPMLTDAAGYADASVTLLLALFGVGATAGNLLGGRLADHSLRGTLFGGLTALVAVLALFPLLMRAELTAAVAVVLLGMAAFATGSPLQLMVMEKASSAPSLASSANQAAFNLANAGGAWIGGLALAAGLGVTSPALAGAALAVLGLGVASLAAVVDRRRAPVAGRERVVASHVPQEAETVHH; encoded by the coding sequence GTGGGTGCCTTCGGCATCGGCACCACCGAGTTCGTGATGATGGGGCTGCTGCCCGATGTCGCGGACGACCTGCACATCTCCATACCCGCCGCCGGCCATCTGGTGTCGGCGTACGCGCTCGGCGTCGTCATCGGCGCCCCGCTGCTGGCCGCGGTCACCGCGAAGATGTCCCGCCGCACGGTCCTCATCGGGCTGATGGGACTCTTCGTCGCGGGCAACGCCCTGTCGGCCCTCGCGCCCGACAACGGCTGGCTGCTGGCCGCCCGCTTCCTGAGCGGACTGCCGCACGGCGCCTTCTTCGGCGTGGGCGCCGTCGTCGCGACGAACATGGTCGCCCCCGAACGCAAGGCGCGCTCGGTCTCCCTGATGTTCCTCGGCCTGACGGTCGCGAACGTCGTGGGTGTGCCCGTCGCGACCCTCATGGGACAGCAGCTCGGCTGGCGGGCGACCTTCCTCGGCGTCAGCGCCATCGGCCTGGCGGCCATCGCCGCGCTCGCGTTCCTCATCCCGCACGACCACGAGCACGCCACCGCCAAGGGCCTGCGCGGCGAACTCGCCGCCCTGCGCTCCGTCCCGGTGTGGCTGTCGCTCGGCACGACGGTGGCGGGCTTCGGCGCGCTCTTCGCGGCCTACAGCTACATCACGCCGATGCTCACGGACGCCGCCGGCTACGCCGACGCCAGCGTCACCCTGCTGCTGGCCCTGTTCGGCGTCGGCGCCACCGCCGGCAACCTGCTGGGCGGCCGCCTGGCCGACCACTCCCTGCGCGGCACGCTGTTCGGCGGCCTGACCGCGCTGGTGGCGGTCCTGGCGCTGTTCCCGCTGCTGATGCGCGCGGAACTCACCGCCGCCGTCGCGGTGGTCCTGCTCGGCATGGCGGCCTTCGCCACCGGCTCCCCGCTCCAGCTGATGGTCATGGAGAAGGCCTCCTCGGCCCCGTCCCTGGCCTCCTCCGCCAACCAGGCCGCCTTCAACCTGGCCAACGCCGGCGGCGCCTGGATCGGCGGACTCGCCCTGGCCGCGGGCCTCGGCGTCACCTCCCCGGCCCTGGCCGGAGCGGCCCTGGCCGTCCTCGGCCTGGGCGTGGCGTCCCTGGCCGCGGTGGTGGACCGCCGCCGGGCTCCGGTCGCCGGGCGCGAGCGGGTCGTGGCGAGCCATGTCCCGCAGGAGGCGGAAACCGTGCACCACTGA
- a CDS encoding ABC transporter permease, translated as MSAATLSTPAAGDDARITLRGHLRHTGALVRRNLLWIRQDPESMADALLMPVIFTLLFVFVFGGSIGQALGGGQDQYVQYVIPGMIAMMSMTLSQGVGTGFSQDFNSGVMDRFRSLPIGRGSVLFAKISVELLRMLFATAVLMIVAVAVGFEITDWPGLFATVALSTAFASSIMWVFLTLGVVLKNAQSVQAMGFLVLFPLQFGSSIFAPTTSMPGWLQAFTDYNPLSTLADAARGLMVGGPVAHDLWVTLGWSVAITAVMAPVAIHKFRTKA; from the coding sequence ATGAGTGCCGCCACCCTTTCCACACCCGCCGCCGGCGACGACGCCCGCATCACCCTGCGCGGGCATCTGCGGCACACCGGTGCCCTGGTGCGCCGCAACCTGCTGTGGATCCGCCAGGACCCGGAGTCGATGGCCGACGCGCTGTTGATGCCGGTCATCTTCACCCTGCTGTTCGTGTTCGTGTTCGGCGGCTCGATCGGGCAGGCGCTCGGCGGCGGGCAGGACCAGTACGTGCAGTACGTCATCCCCGGCATGATCGCCATGATGAGCATGACGCTCTCCCAGGGCGTCGGCACGGGCTTCAGCCAGGACTTCAACTCCGGTGTCATGGACCGCTTCCGGTCCCTGCCGATCGGGCGGGGTTCGGTGCTCTTCGCGAAGATCTCGGTGGAGCTGCTGCGGATGCTGTTCGCCACCGCCGTGCTGATGATCGTCGCCGTCGCGGTCGGGTTCGAGATCACCGACTGGCCGGGGCTCTTCGCGACCGTGGCGCTGTCCACGGCGTTCGCCTCGTCGATCATGTGGGTGTTCCTCACCCTGGGCGTGGTCCTGAAGAACGCCCAGTCCGTGCAGGCGATGGGGTTCCTGGTGCTGTTCCCGCTCCAGTTCGGCTCGTCGATCTTCGCGCCGACGACGTCGATGCCCGGCTGGTTGCAGGCGTTCACCGACTACAACCCGCTGTCGACGCTGGCGGACGCCGCACGCGGTCTGATGGTGGGCGGGCCGGTCGCGCACGACCTGTGGGTGACGCTCGGCTGGTCGGTGGCGATCACGGCGGTGATGGCCCCCGTCGCGATCCACAAGTTCCGCACGAAGGCCTGA
- a CDS encoding ATP-binding cassette domain-containing protein, which translates to MTRIDTRTGGAAVTVRGLVKHYGETRALDGVDLDVREGTVMGVLGPNGAGKTTLVRILSTLLRPDAGQATVAGYDVVRQPRNLRRVIGLTGQYASVDEKLPGWENLYMIGRLLDLPRKEARARADALLERFSLTDAAKRPASTYSGGMRRRLDLAASMIGRPSVLFLDEPTTGLDPRTRNEVWDEVKAMVGDGVTVLLTTQYMEEAEQLASELTVVDKGRVVAGGGIEELKAKVGGRTLRIRPADAAQLRPLAGHLDGLGITGLATTTVDGDSGTLLVPILSDEQLTAVVGAIASRGITIAAVTTELPSLDEVFLSLTGHRASAPQDAVPTEDREEVSV; encoded by the coding sequence ATGACGCGAATCGACACACGAACCGGCGGCGCCGCTGTCACCGTGCGGGGGCTGGTGAAGCACTACGGGGAGACCAGGGCACTGGACGGGGTCGACCTGGACGTGCGGGAGGGCACCGTGATGGGGGTGCTCGGGCCGAACGGGGCCGGGAAGACCACCCTGGTGCGGATCCTGTCCACCCTGCTGCGGCCCGACGCGGGACAGGCGACGGTGGCGGGGTACGACGTCGTACGGCAGCCGCGGAACCTGCGGCGGGTGATAGGGCTCACCGGGCAGTACGCCTCCGTCGACGAGAAGCTGCCCGGCTGGGAGAACCTGTACATGATCGGGCGACTGCTCGACCTGCCCCGCAAGGAGGCACGCGCGCGTGCCGACGCGCTGCTGGAGCGGTTCTCGCTGACGGACGCCGCGAAGCGGCCCGCGAGCACCTACTCCGGCGGTATGCGGCGGCGGCTCGACCTGGCCGCCTCGATGATCGGGCGGCCCTCCGTCCTCTTCCTCGACGAGCCGACCACCGGCCTCGACCCCCGCACCCGCAACGAGGTGTGGGACGAGGTGAAGGCCATGGTCGGGGACGGCGTGACCGTGCTGCTGACCACGCAGTACATGGAGGAGGCCGAGCAGCTCGCCTCCGAGCTGACCGTGGTGGACAAGGGCCGGGTCGTCGCGGGCGGCGGCATCGAGGAACTCAAGGCCAAGGTCGGCGGGCGCACCCTGCGGATCCGGCCGGCCGACGCCGCGCAGCTGCGGCCGCTCGCCGGCCATCTCGACGGCCTGGGCATCACCGGGCTGGCGACCACCACCGTGGACGGCGACTCCGGCACGCTCCTGGTGCCGATCCTGAGCGACGAGCAGCTGACCGCCGTGGTGGGCGCCATCGCCTCCCGCGGCATCACGATCGCCGCCGTCACCACCGAACTGCCCAGCCTGGACGAGGTGTTCCTGTCCCTCACCGGCCACCGCGCCAGTGCGCCGCAGGACGCCGTGCCCACCGAGGACCGCGAGGAAGTCTCCGTATGA
- a CDS encoding MFS transporter, whose protein sequence is MTTPADGAAPTGRRIPEAVHRRRWAILGVLMLSLLIVVLDNSILNVAIKTISTPAPTGIGATQSELEWAINAYTLVFAGLLFTAGLLGDRLGRKKVLLAGLAVFGAGSACAAFSGSPGELIAFRAVMGLGAAFVMPATLAVLMNVFERDEQPKAIGIWAGGVGLAIAIGPITGGVLLDHFWWGSVFLINVPIVLLALALMLWLVPDSRDPAPGRIDPVGVVLSVVGLVLLVYGIIEGGRLADFTDATVLSAIGAGLAVLVAFVVFEKRSSHPSIDVTYFRNKVFSAAIAAIALVFFALMGVTFFSVFYTQSVRGYSPLETGLLMLPLAAAQMIFAPRARLLVDRFGNKATTTAAMLVIAAMLAAFATLDADTPIWILEVIFFLMGTGMAHIMTPVSVVIMQALPREKAGSASALSNTFRQVGGALGIAVLGSVLSTAYRTGIEDKLGALPPALRHTAGESIEATLGVAAKLGPPGRALLTPAHDAFLHAMHVTALWGAGVALVGAVVVALFLPGKQPAPRPGEEEKEVAEARP, encoded by the coding sequence ATGACCACTCCTGCCGACGGCGCCGCCCCCACCGGCCGCCGCATACCGGAAGCGGTGCACCGGCGCCGCTGGGCGATCCTCGGCGTGCTGATGCTGAGCCTGCTGATCGTCGTCCTCGACAACTCCATCCTCAACGTCGCCATCAAGACGATCTCCACCCCCGCCCCGACCGGCATCGGAGCCACGCAGAGCGAGCTGGAGTGGGCCATCAACGCCTACACCCTGGTCTTCGCGGGCCTGCTGTTCACCGCCGGGCTCCTCGGGGACCGGCTGGGCCGCAAGAAGGTGCTGCTCGCCGGTCTCGCCGTGTTCGGCGCCGGCTCCGCGTGCGCCGCGTTCTCCGGCTCGCCGGGCGAGCTCATCGCCTTCCGCGCCGTGATGGGCCTCGGCGCGGCGTTCGTCATGCCGGCCACCCTCGCCGTCCTCATGAACGTCTTCGAGCGCGACGAGCAGCCCAAGGCCATCGGCATCTGGGCCGGCGGTGTCGGCCTCGCCATCGCCATCGGCCCGATCACCGGCGGCGTGCTGCTCGACCACTTCTGGTGGGGCTCCGTCTTCCTCATCAACGTGCCGATCGTGCTGCTCGCCCTGGCCCTGATGCTCTGGCTGGTGCCCGACTCCCGCGACCCCGCCCCCGGCCGCATCGACCCCGTCGGCGTCGTGCTGTCGGTCGTCGGCCTGGTGCTGCTCGTCTACGGCATCATCGAGGGCGGCCGGCTCGCCGACTTCACCGACGCCACCGTGCTGTCGGCGATCGGCGCCGGTCTCGCCGTCCTCGTCGCCTTCGTCGTGTTCGAGAAGCGCAGCAGCCACCCCTCCATCGACGTCACGTACTTCAGGAACAAGGTCTTCTCGGCCGCCATCGCCGCCATCGCGCTGGTCTTCTTCGCGCTGATGGGTGTGACCTTCTTCTCCGTCTTCTACACGCAGAGCGTGCGCGGCTACTCGCCGCTGGAGACCGGACTGCTGATGCTGCCGCTGGCCGCCGCCCAGATGATCTTCGCGCCGCGGGCCCGGCTGCTGGTCGACCGCTTCGGCAACAAGGCGACCACGACCGCCGCGATGCTGGTCATCGCCGCGATGCTGGCCGCCTTCGCCACCCTGGACGCGGACACGCCCATCTGGATCCTGGAAGTGATCTTCTTCCTCATGGGCACCGGCATGGCGCACATCATGACGCCGGTCAGCGTCGTCATCATGCAGGCCCTGCCCCGCGAGAAGGCCGGCTCGGCCTCCGCGCTCAGCAACACCTTCCGGCAGGTCGGCGGCGCCCTCGGCATCGCCGTCCTCGGCTCGGTGCTGTCCACCGCGTACCGCACGGGCATCGAGGACAAGCTCGGCGCGCTGCCGCCGGCCCTCCGGCACACCGCGGGCGAGTCCATCGAGGCCACCCTCGGCGTCGCGGCGAAGCTGGGCCCACCGGGCAGGGCCCTGCTCACCCCGGCCCACGACGCGTTCCTGCACGCGATGCACGTCACCGCCCTGTGGGGCGCGGGCGTCGCACTCGTCGGCGCGGTGGTCGTGGCGCTGTTCCTGCCCGGGAAGCAGCCGGCGCCCCGGCCGGGGGAGGAGGAGAAGGAGGTGGCCGAGGCAAGGCCGTGA
- a CDS encoding TetR/AcrR family transcriptional regulator, giving the protein MSLAERHPRPDGPPRGRPRSEAVEHAIVEGVMKLLEEGVPLAELSIERIARTAGVGKATIYRRWSGKEELFVDVLRAAEPADPPLPGTSMRDDLVVLLEQVRRRGLAGRSSAILHTVHAQMKSSPKIWAAYDHTVIAPRRRLGLEVLRRGQENGELRADVDIELLNDLFVAPVLVRAVLRPDADLPDDLAEQVVDTLLDGLRPVSSPSVSSTSQQP; this is encoded by the coding sequence GTGAGCCTCGCCGAACGGCACCCCCGCCCCGACGGACCCCCGAGGGGCCGCCCGAGAAGCGAGGCCGTCGAGCACGCCATCGTCGAGGGCGTGATGAAGCTCCTGGAGGAGGGCGTGCCGCTGGCGGAGCTGTCCATCGAGCGCATCGCCCGCACCGCCGGCGTCGGCAAGGCCACCATCTACCGCCGCTGGAGCGGCAAGGAGGAACTCTTCGTCGACGTCCTGCGCGCCGCCGAACCCGCCGACCCCCCGCTCCCCGGCACCTCGATGCGCGACGACCTCGTGGTCCTGCTGGAACAGGTGCGCCGGCGCGGTCTGGCCGGCCGCTCGTCGGCGATCCTGCACACCGTGCACGCCCAGATGAAGAGCAGCCCGAAGATCTGGGCGGCCTACGACCACACCGTCATCGCACCGCGCCGCCGCCTCGGGCTGGAGGTCCTGCGCCGCGGCCAGGAGAACGGCGAACTGCGCGCGGACGTCGACATCGAGCTGCTGAACGACCTGTTCGTCGCGCCGGTCCTCGTCCGGGCCGTCCTGCGCCCCGACGCCGACCTGCCCGACGACCTCGCCGAACAGGTCGTCGACACGCTCCTCGACGGTCTGCGGCCCGTCAGCTCACCGTCCGTCAGTTCGACGTCCCAGCAACCCTAG
- a CDS encoding endonuclease/exonuclease/phosphatase family protein yields the protein MAQQAYMTETDNGGSGPEHRGTRLRRLFDRLLGPWRGDPRIWRRGLLVAACAVLLAVIMIMHSRIPNTIGNLGSLVETFLPWLGLLVPVLLVLAVVRRSATALIAVVLPALVWLNLFGGQVSDKTGTGGDLTVATHNVNADNPDPAGTARDVAASGADVLALEELTASAVPTYEKALASTYRYHSVQGTVGVWSKYPLTDVRAVDLDMGWTRAMRATVTAPAGQVAVYVAHLPSVRVKMEAGFTARQRDRSADYLGHAIAREPLRNVVLLGDLNGTMNDRALNAVTSQMRSTQGAAGSGFGFSWPASFPMARIDQIMVRGLTPESSWTLPQTGSDHLPVAARVKVATSGS from the coding sequence ATGGCGCAGCAGGCGTACATGACGGAGACGGACAACGGCGGCTCGGGGCCCGAGCACCGGGGAACCCGGCTTCGGCGCCTGTTCGACCGGCTGCTGGGACCCTGGCGGGGCGACCCACGGATCTGGCGGCGCGGGCTGCTCGTGGCCGCCTGCGCGGTGCTGCTGGCCGTGATCATGATCATGCACTCGCGCATCCCGAACACGATCGGCAACCTGGGCAGCCTCGTCGAGACGTTCCTGCCCTGGCTGGGACTCCTCGTGCCGGTGCTGCTCGTCCTCGCGGTGGTCCGCAGGTCGGCGACCGCGCTGATCGCGGTGGTGCTGCCGGCGCTGGTCTGGCTGAACCTGTTCGGCGGCCAGGTCAGCGACAAGACCGGGACCGGCGGCGACCTCACCGTGGCCACGCACAACGTCAACGCCGACAACCCCGACCCGGCCGGCACCGCCCGTGACGTGGCCGCATCCGGCGCGGACGTCCTCGCCCTGGAGGAACTGACCGCGAGCGCCGTGCCGACGTACGAGAAGGCGCTCGCCTCGACCTACCGCTACCACTCGGTGCAGGGCACGGTCGGGGTGTGGAGCAAGTACCCGCTGACCGATGTGCGGGCCGTCGACCTCGACATGGGCTGGACGCGCGCGATGCGCGCCACCGTGACCGCCCCGGCCGGCCAGGTCGCGGTCTACGTCGCCCACCTGCCGTCGGTGCGCGTGAAGATGGAGGCCGGCTTCACGGCCCGGCAGCGCGACCGGAGCGCCGACTACCTGGGCCACGCCATCGCCCGGGAACCGCTGAGGAACGTCGTCCTGCTCGGCGACCTGAACGGCACCATGAACGACCGCGCGCTCAACGCCGTCACCTCCCAGATGCGCTCCACGCAGGGCGCGGCCGGCAGCGGCTTCGGGTTCAGCTGGCCGGCGTCGTTCCCGATGGCGCGCATCGACCAGATCATGGTCCGGGGTCTGACGCCGGAGAGTTCCTGGACCCTCCCGCAGACCGGCAGCGACCATCTGCCCGTCGCGGCCCGTGTGAAGGTCGCCACAAGCGGTTCCTGA